From Apium graveolens cultivar Ventura chromosome 9, ASM990537v1, whole genome shotgun sequence, the proteins below share one genomic window:
- the LOC141684599 gene encoding auxin-induced protein 6B-like, whose amino-acid sequence MAIRMPLINQAKQILRRSSFTARHTSSTMSDVPKGYFAVYVGEQERKRFVIPLSFLNKSSFQNLLSQAEEEYGFHHPNGGLTIPCREDIFLDLTSRLEGL is encoded by the coding sequence ATGGCTATCCGTATGCCTCTTATTAACCAAGCTAAACAAATTCTTCGACGGTCTTCCTTCACTGCCAGGCACACAAGTTCTACAATGTCAGATGTACCAAAGGGTTATTTTGCAGTCTATGTTGGAGAACAAGAAAGGAAGCGATTTGTGATCCCCTTATCATTCTTAAATAAatcttcttttcagaacttgTTGAGTCAAGCAGAGGAAGAATATGGCTTTCATCATCCAAATGGTGGACTTACAATACCATGCAGAGAGGATATTTTCCTTGATCTCACTTCTCGTTTAGAGGGATTATGA